The following are encoded together in the Equus quagga isolate Etosha38 chromosome 1, UCLA_HA_Equagga_1.0, whole genome shotgun sequence genome:
- the ZBTB5 gene encoding zinc finger and BTB domain-containing protein 5 isoform X2, whose product MDFPGHFEQIFQQLNYQRLHGQLCDCVIVVGNRHFKAHRSVLAACSTHFRALFSVAEGDQTMNMIQLDSEVVTAEAFAALIDMMYTSTLMLGESNVMDVLLAASHLHLNSVVKACKHYLTTRTLPMSPPSERVQEQSARMQRSFMLQQLGLSIVSSALNSSQSGEEQPAPMSSSMRGNLDQRTAFPMRRLHKRKQSAEERARQRLRPTMDESAITDVTPENGPSGVHSREEFFSPDSLKIVDNPKADGMTDNQEDSAIMFDQSFGAQEDAQVPSQSDNAAGNMAQLSMASRATQVETSFEQEAATEKSGFQCENPEGGLGEKEHMRVVVKSEPLSSPEPQDEVSDVTSQAEGSESVEVEGVVVSAEKIDLSPESSDRSFSDPQSSTDRGGDIHILEVTNNLEHKSTFSISSFLNKSRGSNFSANQNNDDNIPNTTSDCRLEGEAPYLLSPEAGPAVGPSSAPGAHVENPFSEPAESHFVRPMQEVMGLPCVQTSGYQGGEQFGMDFSRSGLGLHSSFSRVMMGSPRGGASNFPYYRRIAPKMPVVTSVRSSQIPENPASSQLMMNGATSSFENGHPSQPGPPQLTRASADVLSKCKKALSEHNVLVVEGARKYACKICCKTFLTLTDCKKHIRVHTGEKPYACLKCGKRFSQSSHLYKHSKTTCLRWQSSNLPSTLL is encoded by the coding sequence GAGCCCTCTTTTCAGTGGCAGAGGGAGATCAGACCATGAACATGATCCAGCTGGATAGCGAGGTAGTGACAGCAGAGGCCTTTGCTGCCCTGATTGACATGATGTACACCTCCACCCTCATGCTGGGGGAAAGCAATGTTATGGATGTCTTATTGGCAGCCTCTCACCTGCATTTGAACTCTGTTGTTAAGGCATGTAAACATTACTTAACGACAAGGACGCTGCCCATGTCTCCCCCCAGTGAGCGCGTTCAGGAGCAGAGTGCCCGTATGCAGCGCTCCTTTATGCTGCAGCAGCTGGGACTCAGCATCGTGAGCTCAGCCCTCAATTCCAGCCAAAGTGGCGAGGAGCAGCCAGCTCCCATGAGCTCATCAATGCGCGGGAACCTGGACCAGCGGACGGCCTTCCCGATGAGACGCCTTCATAAGCGCAAGCAGTCTGCAGAGGAGCGGGCCAGACAACGCCTCCGACCTACCATGGATGAGTCTGCCATCACCGATGTTACACCAGAGAATGGGCCATCAGGCGTTCATTCTCGGGAGGAGTTCTTTTCACCAGATTCTCTGAAAATTGTGGATAACCCTAAGGCTGATGGAATGACCGACAACCAGGAAGACAGTGCCATCATGTTTGACCAGTCTTTTGGTGCTCAAGAAGATGCCCAGGTGCCTAGTCAGTCTGATAACGCTGCTGGCAACATGGCACAGTTGTCCATGGCCTCTCGCGCAACTCAGGTTGAGACTAGCTTTGAGCAGGAGGCCGCAACTGAGAAAAGTGGTTTTCAGTGTGAAAATCCTGAGGGTGGCCTTGGTGAGAAGGAGCACATGAGAGTGGTGGTCAAATCGGAGCCCCTGAGCTCTCCAGAGCCCCAGGATGAAGTAAGCGATGTGACCTCACAAGCAGAAGGGAGCGAGTCTGTGGAAGTGGAAGGAGTTGTGGTCAGCGCCGAGAAGATAGACCTCAGCCCTGAAAGCAGCGATCGGAGTTTTTCAGATCCCCAGTCTAGCACTGACAGGGGAGGTGACATCCATATTTTGGAAGTCACAAATAACCTGGAACATAAATCCACCTTTAGCATTTCAAGTTTTCTTAACAAGAGCAGAGGAAGTAACTTTAGTGCAAATCAGAACAATGATGATAATATCCCAAACACCACTAGTGACTGCCGGCTGGAGGGGGAGGCCCCTTATTTGTTGAGTCCAGAGGCTGGGCCTGCGGTTGggccctcctcagcccctggtgCTCATGTGGAGAACCCATTCAGTGAGCCTGCAGAGTCCCACTTTGTTAGGCCTATGCAGGAAGTGATGGGCCTGCCGTGTGTGCAGACTTCAGGCTACCAAGGAGGAGAACAGTTTGGGATGGATTTTTCCAGGTCTGGTTTGGGCCTCCACTCCTCGTTCTCCAGGGTAATGATGGGCTCCCCGAGAGGAGGAGCCAGTAACTTTCCATACTACCGCCGGATAGCTCCCAAAATGCCGGTTGTAACTTCTGTCAGGAGCTCACAGATCCCAGAAAACCCAGCGAGCTCCCAGTTAATGATGAATGGGGCCACGTCTTCATTTGAAAACGGCCATCCTTCCCAGCCCGGCCCCCCACAGTTGACTAGGGCATCAGCTGACGTCCTGTCAAAGTGCAAGAAGGCTTTGTCTGAGCATAACGTCTTGGTTGTGGAGGGAGCTCGCAAGTACGCCTGCAAAATCTGCTGCAAGACTTTCCTGACCTTGACGGATTGCAAGAAACACATCCGTGTTCACACGGGTGAAAAACCCTACGCCTGCCTCAAGTGTGGCAAGAGGTTCAGTCAGTCCAGCCATCTGTATAAACACTCGAAGACGACCTGCCTGCGCTGGCAGAGCAGCAACCTTCCCAGCACTTTGCTCTGA